A region of [Bacteroides] pectinophilus DNA encodes the following proteins:
- a CDS encoding sodium-translocating pyrophosphatase, with protein MEVLLVLVIVAALLALGYAAFNFASVKKMDEGNARMSEIAEAIRVGANAFITYEYKIIAVVVAIIAVAFAVIFSLQSSTFMWQPSVCFVIGTVMSACAGWVGMKIATYANVRVANAANKTRNIGETLKVALKGGSVMGLCVGGFALLGLFIVYIVFGMLLGLLDITALTTGGHIFTQCLSCYALGCSIVAMFNRVGGGIYTKAADMGADLVGKTEAHIPEDDPRNPATIADNVGDNVGDVAGLGSDLLESYVGAITSSIILAVSLFLSNIASSGAASENMLQKMMYYPLVFAAIGLVACILGIAYVLLKKATDNPHKDLNISTWAAAAITVIGGLVVTYLMFGKAGAADMAFAKFNAGWLSPWIAATLGVVSGVIIGAIAEYYTSYDYRPTQIIAQASKEGPALTITQGLAVGMKSCMYPLIVLGITTYASYAVSGMFGIAMAAVGMLSFVSATVSVDTYGPISDNAGGIAEMSELDSDVRNITDKLDSVGNTTAAIGKGFAIGSASLAALSLMVSFLYAFQPEGSTLDLNFTDPKILAGALVGAALPYLFSGMLIEAVANAARKMVEEVRRQFKEIPGILEGKAKPDYKTCIEISSQGALKEMRVPAILSILFPLVCGFLFGPYFVGGLLIGATLSAIMLAIFTGNAGGAWDNGKKYIESGAIEGQGKGSPAHDAAVVGDTVGDPLKDTVGPSLDILIKIMSTVSLVAAVLFRDYNLLDWIMKMM; from the coding sequence ATGGAGGTTTTATTAGTTCTCGTAATAGTGGCAGCGTTGCTGGCACTAGGCTATGCCGCATTCAACTTCGCAAGTGTGAAGAAGATGGATGAGGGCAACGCTCGTATGTCAGAGATAGCAGAGGCAATCAGGGTTGGTGCCAATGCATTCATCACATACGAGTACAAGATAATCGCAGTGGTAGTTGCAATTATTGCAGTTGCATTTGCGGTAATATTCAGTCTGCAGAGCAGCACATTTATGTGGCAGCCGTCTGTATGCTTCGTTATCGGTACGGTAATGAGTGCATGCGCAGGATGGGTTGGCATGAAGATAGCGACATATGCTAATGTCAGGGTTGCCAATGCAGCGAATAAGACAAGAAATATCGGTGAGACACTTAAGGTTGCACTTAAGGGCGGTTCGGTAATGGGACTTTGTGTCGGCGGATTTGCGCTGCTCGGTCTTTTTATTGTTTATATAGTATTCGGTATGTTGCTCGGACTGCTTGATATCACGGCACTTACAACGGGCGGACATATATTTACGCAGTGTCTTTCATGCTATGCACTCGGATGTTCAATAGTTGCAATGTTCAACCGAGTTGGCGGTGGTATCTATACTAAGGCAGCAGATATGGGTGCGGATCTTGTAGGTAAGACAGAGGCACACATTCCTGAGGATGATCCGCGTAACCCGGCAACAATAGCTGATAATGTAGGTGATAATGTAGGTGATGTTGCAGGACTTGGCTCAGACCTTCTTGAGTCATATGTTGGTGCAATCACATCATCAATAATACTTGCAGTCAGCCTGTTCCTTTCTAACATTGCTTCAAGCGGAGCTGCTTCAGAGAATATGCTCCAGAAGATGATGTATTATCCGCTTGTATTTGCTGCAATAGGACTTGTTGCATGTATACTCGGTATTGCATATGTACTTCTTAAGAAGGCAACAGATAATCCTCACAAGGATCTTAATATTTCAACATGGGCTGCTGCGGCTATAACAGTTATTGGCGGACTTGTTGTTACATATCTTATGTTTGGCAAAGCAGGTGCAGCGGATATGGCATTTGCAAAGTTTAATGCAGGATGGCTTTCACCATGGATTGCAGCAACACTCGGAGTTGTCAGTGGTGTAATCATCGGAGCTATCGCAGAATACTATACAAGCTATGATTACAGGCCTACACAGATTATTGCGCAGGCATCTAAGGAAGGTCCTGCACTTACAATCACGCAGGGACTTGCAGTAGGAATGAAGTCATGTATGTATCCGCTTATCGTACTTGGTATCACAACATATGCATCTTATGCAGTATCAGGTATGTTCGGTATAGCTATGGCAGCAGTAGGAATGCTTTCATTCGTATCTGCTACTGTATCAGTTGATACATATGGTCCTATCTCAGACAATGCGGGTGGTATTGCTGAGATGTCAGAACTTGATTCAGATGTACGTAACATAACAGATAAGCTTGATTCAGTAGGTAATACTACTGCAGCAATCGGTAAGGGATTTGCAATCGGCTCTGCATCACTTGCAGCACTTTCACTTATGGTAAGTTTCCTTTATGCGTTCCAGCCGGAGGGTTCAACACTTGACCTTAACTTTACGGATCCTAAGATTCTTGCAGGTGCGCTTGTAGGTGCTGCCCTTCCTTATCTGTTCTCAGGTATGCTTATCGAGGCTGTTGCTAATGCTGCCCGTAAGATGGTAGAGGAAGTAAGAAGACAGTTCAAGGAGATTCCGGGAATACTTGAAGGCAAGGCTAAGCCTGATTATAAGACATGTATTGAGATTTCGTCACAGGGCGCTCTTAAGGAGATGAGAGTTCCTGCGATACTTTCAATCCTGTTCCCGCTTGTATGCGGTTTCCTCTTTGGACCGTATTTTGTAGGCGGACTTCTTATCGGTGCAACACTTTCTGCAATCATGCTTGCTATATTTACAGGTAATGCAGGCGGTGCCTGGGATAACGGCAAGAAGTATATTGAATCCGGTGCTATCGAAGGACAGGGCAAGGGTTCACCTGCACATGATGCAGCGGTTGTAGGTGATACAGTAGGTGATCCTCTTAAGGATACGGTAGGTCCTTCACTTGATATCCTGATTAAGATTATGTCAACAGTATCACTTGTTGCAGCAGTACTGTTCAGAGATTACAATCTTCTTGACTGGATTATGAAGATGATGTAA
- a CDS encoding PHP domain-containing protein, translating to MNAIDLHVHSTYSDGTFTPKMLIDEAVRKGLSAMALTDHDTTDGIDDARLASAGTNVELIPGIELSCSYKGFKEIHIVGLFINDKDKAFNAKLEELRTTRDERNHLMCGKLRMHGIDISFDDMDNDYGNAVITRAHFADYLMKHGYVSSKKEAFDRYVGDNAPCFVPRRYLSSGDGIRIILDAKGVPILAHPTLYHLGNDVMRDMLAALKADGLAGMECIYSTYTMGEEIQMRRLAKEFGLIPSGGSDFHGANKPSISLGTGKGHLFVPESILEPIRKHAH from the coding sequence ATGAATGCTATAGATTTACACGTTCACTCAACATATTCTGATGGCACATTTACACCAAAGATGCTTATAGATGAAGCTGTCAGGAAAGGGCTCTCGGCAATGGCGCTTACAGACCATGACACAACTGACGGAATAGATGATGCACGCCTGGCTTCAGCCGGTACAAATGTCGAGCTTATTCCCGGAATAGAACTTTCCTGCAGCTACAAAGGCTTTAAGGAAATCCATATAGTGGGACTTTTTATTAATGATAAAGATAAAGCTTTCAACGCGAAGCTTGAAGAGCTCCGCACTACAAGGGATGAGCGCAACCACCTGATGTGTGGGAAGCTCAGGATGCATGGAATTGATATATCCTTTGATGACATGGATAATGATTATGGAAATGCCGTAATAACAAGAGCACATTTTGCAGATTATCTTATGAAACATGGATATGTGAGCAGCAAAAAAGAGGCATTTGACCGTTATGTCGGTGATAATGCCCCTTGCTTCGTTCCCAGACGTTATCTGAGTTCCGGCGACGGAATCCGCATAATACTCGATGCCAAAGGTGTGCCGATACTTGCACATCCAACTCTGTATCATCTCGGCAATGATGTCATGCGTGACATGCTTGCTGCCCTCAAAGCAGACGGTCTTGCCGGCATGGAATGTATATATTCAACATATACAATGGGAGAAGAGATCCAGATGCGCAGGCTTGCTAAGGAATTCGGGCTGATTCCGTCAGGCGGCTCTGATTTTCATGGTGCCAACAAGCCGTCAATAAGCCTTGGCACAGGCAAAGGCCACCTGTTTGTTCCGGAATCAATACTTGAACCGATTCGTAAGCATGCACATTAA
- the pap gene encoding polyphosphate:AMP phosphotransferase, whose product MFEEIDLKREYTLDEEISIKAEIDELGDRFAQLQQRLKKAGIPVIIAFEGWSASGKGSLIGKLLKYLDPRGVKMYSITSPSDEESRKPYMNRFWMKIPGRGEIAIFDRSWYHDWMTSGKESHSKDIEVFERQLTDDAYVIFKFFLHITKKEQSKRLNELEASKATKWRVSAHDWKQNKAYAVCKEEYDFMLEKTNFEYAGWNVISGMERDVALKEVLETVVKRLEKLCRKVEKDGIHSIEGRGIPVSKMDFELVRKPLIQDVSLDCTLSEKEYHKRLDKLQDKLLKLSYKLYKKKIPLIICYEGWDAAGKGGNIKRMVSCFDARDYDVNPVAAPDSYEKARQYLWRFQKNLPKTGHIAVFDRTWYGRVMVERLEGFNTETEWKRAYNEINEFEQELMDWGAIVVKFWLQIDKDEQLARFRERENNPAKQWKITDEDWRNRDKWDKYEVAVNDMIKYTSTKDAPWHIIESNNKYYARIKAIETVVDAIESRLS is encoded by the coding sequence AGAAGGCCGGAATTCCGGTTATTATTGCATTTGAGGGCTGGAGTGCTTCGGGTAAGGGAAGTCTTATAGGGAAGCTGCTTAAGTATCTTGATCCGCGAGGCGTGAAGATGTATTCGATTACATCTCCAAGTGATGAGGAATCAAGAAAACCATACATGAACAGATTCTGGATGAAGATACCCGGAAGAGGCGAGATAGCCATATTTGACAGAAGCTGGTACCATGACTGGATGACAAGCGGTAAAGAAAGTCATTCTAAGGATATAGAAGTGTTTGAAAGACAGCTTACGGATGATGCATATGTTATTTTTAAATTCTTCCTGCATATAACCAAAAAAGAACAGAGCAAAAGGCTTAATGAGCTTGAAGCATCCAAAGCAACAAAGTGGCGCGTAAGCGCACATGACTGGAAACAGAACAAAGCATATGCCGTATGTAAGGAAGAATATGACTTTATGCTTGAGAAGACGAACTTTGAATATGCGGGCTGGAATGTAATATCAGGAATGGAAAGAGACGTGGCTCTCAAAGAAGTGCTCGAGACAGTTGTCAAGCGTCTTGAAAAGCTGTGCCGTAAAGTAGAAAAGGATGGTATACATTCTATAGAAGGCAGGGGAATACCTGTGTCAAAGATGGATTTTGAACTTGTCAGGAAGCCGCTTATTCAGGATGTAAGCCTTGACTGCACGCTTTCAGAGAAGGAATATCATAAGAGGCTTGACAAGCTTCAGGATAAGCTTCTTAAGCTCTCATATAAGCTCTACAAAAAGAAGATTCCGCTTATTATCTGTTATGAGGGATGGGATGCGGCAGGCAAAGGCGGTAACATTAAGAGAATGGTATCATGTTTTGATGCAAGGGATTATGACGTTAACCCGGTAGCTGCACCGGATTCATATGAAAAGGCAAGACAGTACCTGTGGAGATTCCAGAAGAATCTGCCTAAGACGGGACACATAGCTGTGTTTGACCGTACATGGTACGGACGTGTAATGGTAGAGCGTCTTGAAGGCTTTAATACGGAGACTGAGTGGAAGAGAGCCTACAATGAGATTAACGAATTTGAACAGGAGCTTATGGACTGGGGAGCAATTGTGGTCAAGTTCTGGCTCCAGATAGACAAAGATGAGCAGCTTGCAAGATTCAGGGAAAGAGAGAATAATCCGGCAAAGCAGTGGAAGATTACCGATGAAGACTGGCGCAACCGTGATAAATGGGATAAGTACGAAGTCGCTGTTAACGATATGATAAAATACACCTCTACCAAGGATGCGCCGTGGCATATCATTGAATCAAACAACAAGTATTACGCGCGTATAAAGGCAATAGAGACTGTTGTCGATGCAATAGAAAGCAGACTTTCTTAA